In the genome of Paenibacillus sp. FSL R5-0766, one region contains:
- a CDS encoding galactokinase, with the protein MNVTELKQKFIEKYGESGADIRVFHAPGRVNLIGEHIDYNGGYVLPAALEFGTTLIIRERQDNKLQLASTNMSYEGVLDTSSIGKEKTGEWTDYPVGVMVELQGKGVNVTKGYDFLYHGEIPNGAGLSSSASLEVLTGFAIQSLEGVSDIDTVQLALLSQKAENEFVGVNCGIMDQFAVANGAQDHAILLMCDTLEYQKVPFRTGSYKLVIGNTNKRRGLVDSAYNERRSQCEQALAILKEQLPALNYLAQLTPEQFVTLQDQIKDEKVRQRAQHVVEENARVLASVEALRINDLESFGKLMNASHESLRDLYEVSCDELDVMVEEAQRIPGTLGARMTGAGFGGCTVSLVHEDDVERFVSEVGASYEARTHLKGDFYVCGVGDGVKELKEAK; encoded by the coding sequence GTGAACGTAACTGAATTGAAACAAAAGTTTATTGAGAAGTACGGAGAGAGTGGAGCGGACATCCGTGTATTTCATGCCCCTGGGCGTGTGAATCTGATCGGTGAGCACATTGACTATAACGGTGGATACGTGCTTCCGGCAGCACTTGAATTCGGAACAACCTTGATCATTCGTGAGCGTCAAGACAACAAGTTGCAACTGGCTTCCACGAACATGTCTTACGAAGGGGTACTGGACACTTCCTCCATCGGTAAGGAGAAAACCGGAGAATGGACCGACTATCCTGTTGGTGTCATGGTTGAATTGCAAGGCAAAGGCGTAAATGTAACAAAAGGCTACGACTTCCTGTACCATGGGGAGATTCCGAACGGGGCAGGACTTTCATCATCTGCATCTCTGGAGGTACTCACCGGATTCGCGATTCAGTCTCTGGAGGGTGTATCGGATATTGATACAGTTCAACTGGCGCTTCTGTCCCAGAAAGCGGAAAATGAGTTCGTAGGCGTCAATTGTGGAATCATGGATCAGTTCGCTGTCGCAAACGGTGCACAGGATCACGCGATCCTGCTGATGTGTGACACACTGGAGTACCAAAAGGTTCCTTTCCGTACAGGCTCCTACAAATTGGTCATCGGTAACACAAACAAACGCCGCGGTCTGGTGGATTCGGCTTACAATGAACGTCGCTCCCAATGCGAGCAGGCACTTGCCATATTGAAGGAACAGCTGCCTGCACTGAATTATCTGGCTCAATTGACGCCAGAGCAGTTCGTAACACTACAGGATCAGATCAAGGATGAGAAAGTAAGACAGCGTGCGCAGCATGTCGTGGAAGAGAACGCACGTGTTCTCGCATCGGTGGAGGCATTGCGGATCAATGATCTGGAATCCTTCGGCAAGCTGATGAACGCTTCTCATGAATCGCTTCGCGATTTGTACGAAGTAAGCTGTGATGAGTTGGATGTTATGGTTGAGGAAGCTCAGCGGATTCCAGGTACGCTTGGTGCTCGAATGACTGGCGCAGGATTTGGCGGTTGTACCGTATCACTTGTGCATGAAGATGATGTCGAGCGTTTTGTAAGTGAAGTGGGCGCTTCATATGAAGCACGTACCCATCTCAAAGGTGATTTTTATGTATGCGGCGTAGGCGACGGTGTTAAAGAATTGAAGGAGGCGAAGTAA
- a CDS encoding AraC family transcriptional regulator: protein MSDQYSPKKESLASSNEKIQESPSGKSGALSYSVASNPVYYEQGALHVLFAGASQTLPGHAIGPKLFDYYLLHYVEKGAGTFRTELHTYELSAGDCFLIHPGQLISYQSHARNPWQYRWIAFTGSQAGQHAEEAGFRPEKSVFHAGPSCGISDWLSVMQDAFAERKESSHFTSLGTLYMILAEAQNHLSQGQTLIPGESSIRRTVKQMIQYMSTQYAYPVSIEQMSASLGYNRAYLSRIFKQETGLSPVTYLLKLRIDKSRQLLRERPDLSIEQVSASVGLPDALYFSKQFKRFHGEAPSLYREKILSRPLQQGLQQNGQQNRR from the coding sequence ATGTCAGACCAATACAGCCCCAAGAAAGAATCCCTTGCATCATCTAACGAAAAAATACAGGAATCACCTTCCGGTAAAAGTGGAGCACTCAGTTATTCGGTTGCCTCCAATCCGGTCTATTATGAACAAGGCGCACTGCATGTCCTGTTTGCAGGGGCAAGCCAGACCCTTCCGGGTCACGCCATCGGACCTAAATTGTTTGATTATTATCTGCTGCATTATGTAGAAAAAGGGGCGGGTACGTTCCGTACCGAACTGCACACCTACGAGTTATCCGCAGGTGATTGTTTCCTCATTCATCCCGGGCAACTGATAAGCTACCAGTCACATGCCCGCAACCCATGGCAATATCGCTGGATTGCCTTCACAGGCAGCCAGGCTGGCCAACATGCCGAAGAAGCCGGATTCCGCCCGGAGAAGTCCGTTTTTCATGCTGGACCATCCTGTGGAATATCCGATTGGTTATCCGTGATGCAGGATGCTTTTGCCGAGCGCAAAGAAAGCTCTCATTTCACATCATTGGGTACGTTATATATGATTCTAGCCGAAGCACAAAATCACCTTTCGCAGGGCCAAACCTTAATTCCAGGTGAATCCTCCATCCGACGTACGGTGAAACAGATGATTCAATATATGTCTACCCAATATGCTTATCCTGTCTCCATTGAACAAATGTCAGCGAGTCTTGGTTACAACCGTGCGTATCTATCCCGTATTTTCAAACAGGAAACTGGACTGTCACCAGTCACTTATCTGCTAAAACTGCGGATCGACAAGTCGCGCCAACTCCTGAGAGAACGACCGGATCTGTCCATTGAACAGGTATCTGCATCAGTGGGACTGCCAGACGCGCTGTATTTCTCCAAACAGTTCAAACGATTTCACGGTGAAGCGCCCAGCTTGTATCGAGAGAAAATACTGTCCCGCCCACTACAACAAGGGTTACAGCAGAATGGTCAACAAAACAGACGGTAA
- the mgrA gene encoding L-glyceraldehyde 3-phosphate reductase, with translation MVYVASDTRYETMKYNRVGRSGLKLPAISLGLWHNFGGINNAENGRNMITRSFDLGITHFDLANNYGPPAGSAEQLFGQVLAQDLKPYRDELVISTKAGYYMWPGPYGEWGSRKNLVSSLNQSLKRMGLDYVDIFYSHRYDPDTPLEETMMALDHIVRSGKALYVGISNYPAEQTRQAAEILKSLGTPLLIHQPKYSLLDRWIEDGLQDVLDEYGTGSIAFCPLAQGVLTNKYLNGIPEDSRAKGPSVFLNENNISPETLRKVRALNQIAAARGQSLAQFSLSWVLRNGRVTSALIGASRPSQIEENVAALSQLDFSTEELERIESILSPEPDDK, from the coding sequence ATGGTCTACGTAGCAAGCGATACTCGCTATGAAACGATGAAATATAACCGCGTTGGACGTTCAGGTTTGAAACTGCCAGCGATTTCACTGGGACTGTGGCATAATTTTGGCGGTATCAATAACGCTGAGAATGGCCGTAATATGATTACCCGATCATTTGATCTGGGCATTACACATTTTGACCTTGCCAACAATTATGGCCCACCGGCAGGTTCGGCAGAACAGTTATTTGGACAGGTACTGGCCCAGGATCTGAAACCTTATCGTGATGAACTGGTGATCTCCACCAAAGCGGGATATTATATGTGGCCTGGGCCGTATGGCGAGTGGGGTTCACGCAAAAATCTGGTATCCAGTCTGAATCAGAGCTTGAAGCGTATGGGCCTGGATTATGTGGATATTTTCTATTCACATCGTTATGATCCCGACACGCCTTTGGAAGAAACGATGATGGCACTGGATCATATTGTTCGCTCGGGCAAAGCCCTGTATGTAGGGATCTCCAACTATCCCGCAGAGCAGACAAGACAGGCTGCCGAAATTCTGAAAAGTCTGGGTACACCCCTGTTAATCCATCAACCGAAATACTCGCTGCTGGACCGCTGGATTGAAGATGGTTTGCAGGATGTACTGGATGAGTATGGAACAGGAAGTATTGCGTTCTGTCCATTGGCACAAGGTGTGCTCACGAACAAATACTTGAATGGTATCCCCGAAGACTCACGTGCCAAAGGACCATCGGTATTCCTGAATGAAAACAACATCTCTCCAGAGACGCTCCGCAAAGTGCGTGCGCTGAACCAGATTGCAGCAGCCCGTGGTCAGAGTTTGGCCCAATTTTCACTCTCATGGGTGTTGCGTAATGGCAGGGTAACTTCTGCACTGATTGGCGCAAGTCGTCCTTCCCAGATTGAAGAGAATGTGGCTGCGCTCAGTCAACTGGATTTCTCTACAGAGGAATTGGAACGGATTGAGTCCATTCTGTCTCCGGAGCCTGATGACAAATAA
- a CDS encoding NAD-dependent protein deacylase, protein MNATEQLAAWIEESSRIVFFGGAGTSTESGIPDFRSAAGLYQTEQHSPYPPEELLSRHFFDQHADIFYDFYRGKMLHPDAEPNGCHRLLARLEQEGKLQAVITQNIDGLHQKAGSSNVFELHGSIHRNACMDCKQFYTLNDIIQSQDTVPRCSTCGGVIKPDVVLYEEELDQTTLYRSIDALSSADLLLVGGTSLTVYPAAQLITYFQGKHTVLLNATPTAYDQRADLLITEPIGEVMNNVDQLLG, encoded by the coding sequence ATGAACGCAACAGAACAACTGGCTGCCTGGATTGAGGAGAGCTCCCGGATTGTTTTTTTCGGAGGGGCCGGAACTTCAACGGAAAGCGGGATTCCCGACTTCCGCTCGGCTGCGGGTCTGTATCAGACGGAGCAGCATTCGCCTTATCCACCGGAAGAGTTATTAAGTCGACATTTTTTTGATCAACATGCCGATATTTTTTATGATTTTTATCGTGGCAAAATGCTTCATCCAGATGCGGAACCGAATGGGTGCCATCGACTATTGGCCCGTCTGGAGCAGGAAGGAAAACTTCAGGCAGTGATCACGCAAAATATCGACGGACTACATCAGAAGGCAGGCAGCAGCAATGTTTTTGAACTTCACGGCTCAATTCATCGTAATGCCTGCATGGATTGCAAGCAGTTTTATACGCTGAATGATATTATACAGTCCCAAGATACCGTACCTCGCTGTTCCACATGCGGTGGTGTGATCAAGCCGGATGTGGTGCTGTACGAAGAGGAGTTGGATCAGACGACATTGTATCGATCCATTGATGCACTGTCTTCTGCAGATCTGTTACTCGTGGGAGGCACGTCACTAACGGTATATCCAGCTGCCCAGTTAATTACGTATTTTCAGGGAAAACATACCGTTCTGCTTAACGCTACACCTACCGCTTACGACCAGAGGGCTGATTTGCTGATTACAGAGCCGATTGGTGAGGTAATGAATAATGTGGACCAGCTTCTTGGTTGA
- a CDS encoding HAD family hydrolase yields MTMLQVYGVQIPCKAILFDKDGTLLEFLQLWGPWAETLLSQLQSRMSELEASFTVELEHVLGTIHNADGHIVGYDPQGPLAIATVDECTGLLAGQLYAAGMPWNEAITTIRQFSSVAMKSVRERKSAEPMPGLLAFLQSCRAADIPLAVVTSDSTAAAETHLGWMGIRSFFTSIVGCDRVTQGKPDGEAALLACCELLIDPAEAVVIGDSNGDMQMGRHAGVCYTLGYYQQLDQGSHLVDAHAIIRHYNEISVII; encoded by the coding sequence ATGACCATGCTTCAAGTGTATGGAGTGCAGATCCCATGTAAAGCTATCCTGTTCGATAAAGATGGAACATTACTGGAATTCCTCCAGCTATGGGGGCCGTGGGCAGAGACGTTGCTAAGTCAGTTACAATCACGTATGAGTGAGCTTGAAGCTTCATTTACGGTTGAACTGGAGCATGTTCTGGGCACCATTCATAATGCAGATGGTCATATTGTAGGTTATGATCCGCAAGGCCCACTGGCCATTGCGACTGTGGATGAATGTACGGGATTGCTTGCCGGCCAGCTGTATGCAGCTGGCATGCCATGGAATGAAGCGATCACAACGATACGCCAATTTTCAAGTGTGGCCATGAAATCGGTAAGGGAACGCAAATCGGCTGAACCGATGCCAGGATTACTGGCTTTCTTACAAAGTTGCAGGGCAGCAGACATACCTCTGGCAGTCGTCACTTCAGACAGTACAGCGGCAGCAGAAACACATCTGGGTTGGATGGGGATACGTTCCTTTTTCACCTCCATTGTGGGCTGTGATCGGGTGACCCAGGGCAAACCGGATGGAGAAGCAGCACTCCTGGCTTGCTGTGAATTACTTATCGATCCTGCGGAGGCCGTTGTAATTGGAGACAGCAATGGAGATATGCAGATGGGGCGGCACGCAGGCGTATGCTATACGCTCGGTTACTATCAACAGTTAGATCAAGGATCTCATCTGGTTGATGCCCATGCCATTATTCGTCATTATAATGAGATAAGCGTTATTATATAA
- a CDS encoding alpha/beta fold hydrolase, with product MRNRYNTGRKKRGIGKFLLVLLALIVIGCGFVAWQLFTPYGPQETAQTAMETANKVTVSEQENWIDFVPDKPTGKSVLFYPGGLVKPESYAPLAHELAAAGHHTIIAKMPVNLAVLKPNLADEILAAYPDEQFVMGGHSLGGSMAARYVASHPDALHGIFFLASYPDEKGSVMTLGIPALSILGTKDEVVNMTKYQSGRMYLPVETVYYTIEGGNHAQFGDYGHQKGDGKPEVSGEEQLNQTVKTVLAWLSTIK from the coding sequence TTGAGAAATCGGTATAATACAGGGCGCAAGAAGAGGGGCATCGGGAAATTCCTGCTCGTACTTCTGGCGCTCATTGTCATTGGATGTGGATTTGTTGCGTGGCAATTATTCACACCATACGGTCCACAGGAAACAGCTCAAACGGCCATGGAAACAGCCAATAAGGTGACCGTGAGCGAACAAGAGAACTGGATTGATTTTGTGCCAGATAAACCGACTGGGAAAAGTGTACTTTTCTACCCTGGTGGACTGGTAAAACCTGAAAGTTACGCACCACTTGCGCATGAGTTGGCCGCTGCGGGTCATCACACGATTATTGCCAAGATGCCAGTTAACCTGGCAGTGCTCAAGCCAAACTTGGCAGATGAGATACTGGCCGCATATCCAGATGAACAATTCGTTATGGGTGGACATTCTCTCGGTGGGTCCATGGCTGCACGTTATGTAGCATCGCATCCTGATGCACTTCACGGGATCTTCTTCTTGGCATCTTACCCGGATGAAAAAGGGAGTGTAATGACACTTGGAATACCTGCTTTATCCATTTTGGGTACTAAAGATGAGGTTGTGAATATGACCAAGTATCAGAGTGGACGTATGTATTTGCCCGTGGAGACGGTATACTACACCATTGAAGGTGGAAACCACGCCCAGTTCGGTGATTATGGTCATCAAAAAGGAGATGGTAAGCCGGAAGTGAGTGGAGAAGAACAGCTGAATCAGACGGTCAAGACAGTACTGGCTTGGTTAAGTACGATCAAATAG
- a CDS encoding bifunctional 2-keto-4-hydroxyglutarate aldolase/2-keto-3-deoxy-6-phosphogluconate aldolase: protein MKKLQLLQKITDNGVVAVLRADSADQVIAMAEQAIAGGIKVIEITMTVPSALKAIEKLSRVYHWNTQDPEKFAIIGAGTVLEPQTARAAIMSGAEFVVGPSLNPDTVQICNLYRIPILPGVMTIADVQRALELGVDIVKLFPGNLYDPSIIKTMKGPMPQANFMPTGGVSLSNLGDWIKGGAVAVGIGSDLTSEAVKTGDLSHVRRKAEQYMDAYRKAKAE from the coding sequence ATGAAGAAGCTTCAGCTGTTGCAAAAGATTACGGACAATGGGGTTGTGGCGGTTCTGCGTGCAGATTCTGCGGATCAAGTCATTGCCATGGCCGAGCAAGCGATTGCGGGTGGCATTAAAGTTATCGAGATTACGATGACAGTACCCAGTGCGCTCAAAGCCATTGAAAAATTAAGCCGTGTATACCATTGGAACACACAAGATCCAGAGAAATTCGCAATTATTGGTGCGGGAACGGTGCTTGAACCGCAAACGGCAAGAGCGGCCATCATGTCGGGTGCCGAGTTTGTAGTTGGACCTTCCCTGAACCCGGATACGGTTCAGATCTGCAACCTGTATCGAATTCCGATTCTGCCTGGTGTGATGACGATTGCTGATGTTCAACGCGCACTGGAACTCGGTGTGGACATTGTGAAGTTGTTCCCGGGTAATCTGTATGATCCTTCGATTATCAAAACGATGAAGGGCCCTATGCCGCAGGCGAATTTTATGCCAACTGGCGGGGTATCCTTGTCTAATCTGGGGGATTGGATCAAGGGTGGAGCAGTGGCTGTAGGGATCGGTTCCGACTTGACATCGGAAGCTGTGAAGACGGGTGACCTGAGTCATGTCCGTCGCAAAGCGGAACAATATATGGATGCTTACCGCAAGGCCAAGGCTGAATAA
- a CDS encoding sugar kinase: MSTSPYPSPEIITFGESMGLLTAKDTRGLEYAATLDKSFGGAESNLAIGVSRLGHTSGWFGRLGNDPIGSMILKAIRGEGVDVSRVRLSDHEPTGLMIRENASGKASVHYYRKLSAASAITPDDLDPDYIAGAKILHVTGITAAISPSGLATVEAAIHIAKQAGVKVSFDPNLRLKLWSADEARPVILRLAELADYFLPGLDEMKLLYNEENDQKVLERLSSMNAVCIVKGGPDLTYVLANGTLTEVPYFKADYVLDTVGAGDGFCAGFLSGLLKGYSPQEATRLGNLTGSMVIQAVGDWEALPTWGQVEAKLNNVAHVER, from the coding sequence ATGTCAACGAGTCCCTATCCAAGCCCGGAAATTATTACGTTTGGGGAGAGTATGGGTTTGCTGACTGCCAAGGATACAAGAGGGCTGGAATATGCAGCCACACTGGACAAGTCTTTCGGGGGTGCTGAGAGCAATCTGGCTATTGGCGTATCCCGCCTGGGGCATACCAGTGGTTGGTTTGGACGCTTGGGCAATGATCCGATCGGCAGTATGATTCTGAAAGCCATTCGCGGTGAAGGCGTAGATGTATCCCGGGTAAGGTTGAGTGATCACGAGCCAACTGGTTTGATGATTCGTGAGAACGCTTCCGGGAAAGCCTCGGTGCATTATTATAGGAAGCTATCTGCTGCAAGTGCGATCACACCTGATGATCTGGATCCTGATTATATTGCCGGGGCGAAGATATTGCACGTTACGGGTATAACGGCAGCGATAAGCCCGTCCGGACTTGCTACGGTAGAGGCTGCCATACATATTGCCAAACAGGCAGGTGTGAAAGTAAGCTTTGATCCAAATCTGCGTCTCAAACTATGGTCTGCGGATGAGGCCCGTCCGGTTATACTGCGTTTAGCTGAACTGGCGGACTACTTTTTACCGGGTCTGGACGAGATGAAACTTCTATACAACGAAGAAAATGATCAAAAAGTACTTGAGCGTTTATCTTCCATGAATGCTGTGTGCATCGTGAAGGGTGGTCCTGATTTGACCTACGTATTGGCGAATGGTACCCTAACGGAAGTTCCGTACTTTAAGGCGGATTATGTTCTGGATACGGTAGGAGCAGGAGATGGTTTCTGCGCGGGATTTTTATCGGGGTTATTAAAAGGATACTCCCCGCAGGAAGCAACCCGTCTCGGCAATTTGACCGGTTCCATGGTTATACAGGCTGTTGGCGATTGGGAGGCGCTCCCGACGTGGGGGCAGGTCGAGGCCAAGCTGAACAACGTTGCCCATGTTGAGCGCTAG
- a CDS encoding fucose 4-O-acetylase gives MKNQTLIRDDQESFFYNLRFMLIVCVLAGNALEPLITRFAGAEALFLWIYTFHMPLFVWVTGYFATHSLQGAPGRNVLKQIALQYVLFQSLYALMDFTVFHTPHMRLSFFAPYLLLWFLASHFCWRLLLRLTISWKPIYRLIGSIALGIIAGYLPIDGFWLSFSRTFVFLPFFVIGYDYGAIIRSHLLSGWGRKTAAILSVALLVWIGYGGLNISSGWLLGSMTYAELGHHEWYAGIFRLGVYLLEIASAALFLAWVPSLTSRLTDLGRRTLYVFLLHGFLVRLAIWSGVYSYMGSSAYIPVILIIAVLFAVTLALPAVRHTFKPLIEPDISRFSFHRHEVFKRSV, from the coding sequence ATGAAAAATCAGACACTGATCCGGGATGATCAGGAATCTTTCTTTTACAATCTGCGCTTTATGCTTATCGTCTGTGTCCTTGCTGGTAATGCACTTGAACCACTCATTACACGTTTTGCAGGAGCGGAAGCTCTGTTCCTGTGGATATATACGTTTCACATGCCACTCTTTGTATGGGTAACCGGGTATTTTGCGACACACTCACTCCAAGGTGCGCCTGGGCGAAACGTCCTGAAGCAGATTGCACTGCAGTACGTACTGTTTCAGTCCTTATACGCATTGATGGACTTTACCGTATTCCATACACCCCATATGCGGCTATCCTTCTTTGCACCTTACTTGCTGTTATGGTTTCTCGCGAGTCATTTCTGTTGGCGACTGCTGCTTCGTCTGACGATTTCCTGGAAACCGATATATCGGCTGATTGGATCGATTGCGCTCGGTATAATTGCCGGGTATTTGCCCATCGATGGGTTCTGGCTCAGCTTCAGCCGTACATTTGTATTTTTGCCGTTTTTTGTCATCGGTTATGACTATGGAGCAATCATCCGTTCACATTTATTATCCGGTTGGGGGCGGAAAACCGCAGCCATCCTCTCTGTTGCACTGTTGGTATGGATCGGGTATGGTGGTTTGAACATTTCTTCCGGATGGTTACTCGGCAGCATGACGTACGCCGAACTGGGTCACCACGAATGGTATGCCGGCATCTTCCGACTTGGAGTCTACCTATTGGAGATCGCATCGGCAGCACTGTTCTTGGCCTGGGTACCTTCCTTGACTTCCAGACTGACGGACCTTGGACGACGCACACTTTATGTATTCCTGCTGCATGGGTTTCTCGTTCGTCTCGCGATCTGGTCCGGAGTCTACAGTTATATGGGAAGCTCGGCGTATATTCCAGTCATACTTATCATTGCCGTACTCTTCGCAGTCACCCTGGCTCTGCCGGCTGTACGTCACACCTTCAAACCTTTAATTGAACCGGATATATCCCGATTTTCTTTCCATCGACATGAGGTGTTTAAACGGTCGGTCTAA